One genomic segment of Triplophysa rosa linkage group LG22, Trosa_1v2, whole genome shotgun sequence includes these proteins:
- the fstb gene encoding follistatin b — translation MSVGKLLQCSPHPPMNYEDRPPQASNSRPHIDLKSETESVCMTVTECKASAQHLSARFPSLCNARLHFILRMLQFPQLRQGVIAFLIWFAHFMEQQKVQAGNCWLQQGKNGRCQVLYMSGMSREDCCRSGRLGTSWTEEDVPNNTLFRWLIFNGGAPNCIPCKETCDNVDCGPGKKCKMNKRNKPRCVCAPDCSNVTFKGPVCSSDGKTYRNECALLRAKCKKHPDLTIQYQGKCKKSCNDVRCPGSSTCVLDQTNNAYCVTCNRLCPEVISPEQYLCGNDGIVYPSACHLRRATCILGRSIGVAYEGKCIDARSCEDINCQEGRKCLWEKTTGRGRCSVCDEPCPESRPGDSVCASDNVTYQSECVMRQAACSLGLVLEVKHSGSCNCK, via the exons ATGTCGGTGGGCAAACTATTACAATGCTCTCCCCACCCCCCTATGAACTATGAAGACCGCCCACCACAGGCATCCAACTCGAGACCCCATATAGATTTAAAAAGCGAGACTGAATCCGTGTGTATGACAGTCACTGAGTGCAAAGCATCGGCGCAACATCTGTCAGCCCGTTTTCCGTCTCTCTGCAACGCGCGTCTCCACTTCATACTGAGGATGCTACAGTTCCCGCAGCTCCGCCAAGGCGTGATCGCGTTTCTCATATGGTTCGCGCACTTCATGGAACAGCAGAAAGTTCAAG CCGGCAACTGCTGGCTTCAGCAGGGCAAGAACGGAAGATGCCAGGTTCTGTACATGTCCGGGATGAGCAGAGAGGACTGCTGCAGGAGCGGTCGACTGGGCACGTCGTGGACAGAGGAAGATGTGCCCAACAACACCCTGTTCAGATGGCTGATCTTCAATGGCGGCGCACCCAACTGTATACCTTGCAAAG AGACTTGCGATAATGTGGACTGTGGTCCCGGAAAGAAGTGCAAAATGAACAAGAGGAATAAACCGCGGTGTGTGTGCGCCCCAGACTGCTCCAACGTTACCTTTAAGGGGCCGGTGTGCAGCTCGGATGGGAAAACGTACAGGAATGAATGTGCCCTCCTCAGGGCCAAGTGCAAGAAACATCCTGACCTGACCATACAGTACCAAGGAAAATGTAAAA AGTCGTGCAATGACGTGCGCTGTCCTGGAAGCTCGACGTGCGTACTGGACCAGACCAACAACGCCTACTGCGTAACCTGCAACCGGCTTTGCCCCGAAGTGATCTCGCCCGAGCAGTACCTGTGTGGGAACGATGGTATCGTGTACCCCAGTGCCTGCCATCTCAGAAGAGCCACTTGCATCCTGGGAAGGTCCATCGGAGTGGCGTACGAGGGGAAATGCATAG ATGCCAGGTCGTGCGAAGACATCAATTGCCAGGAGGGACGAAAGTGCCTGTGGGAGAAGACGACGGGACGAGGACGCTGCTCGGTGTGCGACGAACCGTGTCCCGAGAGTCGCCCGGGCGACAGCGTTTGCGCCAGCGACAACGTCACCTACCAGAGCGAGTGCGTTATGAGGCAGGCCGCATGCTCTTTGGGTCTCGTCCTAGAAGTCAAACACTCGGGCTCGTGCAACTGTAAGTAG